One part of the Streptomyces lydicus genome encodes these proteins:
- a CDS encoding aldehyde dehydrogenase family protein, whose amino-acid sequence MATTPQLTLKPGTSWPDAWRRSLTAAPEAFRDGQALNLWAGTWHPDGDPLPATSPVDGTPVVGPPRLDAEAARHAVRASLDQHRDWRHVPLGERKARVDATLDALTEHRDLLALLLVWEIGKPWKLARADVDRAIDGVRWYVSEIDRMLDRRGPLPGPVSNIASWNYPMSVLVHAMLVQALAGNAVIAKTPTDGGLACLTLACALAAREGVPATLVSGSGGDLSPALVRSPEIGCVSFVGGRDTGARVATAVADLGKRHILEQEGLNTWGIWNFTDWPALTPLLRKTFDYAKQRCTAYPRFVVQRDAFAEFLAAYLPAVRGVRFGHPLAVADPADPLPELDFGPLINAAKAKELADLTTEAISRGAVPLHRGSLADGRFLPGQDTSAYLPPTTLLAPPPSSPLHHAEPFGPVDTLVLVDTEAELLAAMNASNGALVATLSTDDQDTYDRLAPQIRAFKVGHGAPRSRGDRDELFGGFGNSWRGAFVGGELLVRAVTQGPPAERLPGNFPDYHLMP is encoded by the coding sequence ATGGCCACCACCCCGCAGCTCACCCTCAAGCCGGGCACCTCCTGGCCGGACGCCTGGCGGCGCAGCCTGACCGCCGCCCCCGAGGCGTTCCGCGACGGCCAGGCCCTCAACCTCTGGGCCGGCACCTGGCACCCGGACGGCGATCCGCTGCCCGCCACCTCCCCCGTCGACGGCACCCCCGTCGTCGGCCCGCCCCGCCTCGACGCGGAGGCCGCCCGGCACGCCGTACGCGCCTCGCTCGACCAGCACCGCGACTGGCGGCACGTCCCGCTCGGTGAGCGCAAGGCGCGCGTCGACGCCACCCTCGATGCCCTCACAGAACACCGCGACCTGCTCGCCCTGCTCCTCGTCTGGGAGATCGGCAAGCCCTGGAAGCTCGCCCGGGCCGACGTCGACCGCGCCATCGACGGCGTCCGCTGGTACGTCTCCGAGATCGACCGGATGCTCGACCGCCGCGGGCCGCTGCCCGGCCCGGTCAGCAACATCGCCAGCTGGAACTACCCGATGTCGGTGCTCGTCCACGCGATGCTCGTCCAGGCGCTGGCCGGCAACGCGGTGATCGCCAAGACCCCCACCGACGGCGGGCTGGCCTGCCTCACCCTCGCCTGCGCCCTGGCGGCCCGCGAGGGCGTCCCGGCCACCCTCGTCAGCGGCAGCGGCGGCGACCTCTCGCCCGCCCTGGTCCGCTCACCGGAGATCGGCTGCGTGTCCTTCGTCGGCGGCCGGGACACCGGCGCCCGCGTCGCCACCGCCGTCGCCGACCTGGGCAAACGCCACATCCTCGAACAGGAGGGCCTCAACACCTGGGGCATCTGGAACTTCACCGACTGGCCGGCGCTGACCCCCTTGCTGCGCAAGACCTTCGACTACGCCAAGCAGCGGTGCACCGCCTACCCCCGCTTCGTGGTCCAGCGCGACGCCTTCGCCGAGTTCCTCGCCGCGTACCTCCCGGCCGTACGCGGCGTCCGCTTCGGCCACCCCCTGGCCGTCGCGGACCCCGCGGACCCCCTTCCCGAGCTCGACTTCGGTCCCCTGATCAACGCCGCCAAGGCCAAGGAACTCGCCGACCTCACCACCGAGGCGATCTCCCGGGGAGCCGTCCCGCTGCACCGCGGCAGCCTCGCCGACGGCCGCTTCCTCCCCGGCCAGGACACCTCCGCCTACCTTCCCCCGACGACCCTGCTGGCCCCGCCGCCGTCCTCCCCGCTGCACCACGCCGAGCCCTTCGGCCCCGTCGACACCCTCGTCCTCGTCGACACCGAGGCCGAGCTGCTCGCCGCCATGAACGCCAGCAACGGCGCCCTGGTCGCCACCCTCTCCACCGACGACCAGGACACCTACGACCGGCTCGCCCCCCAGATCCGCGCCTTCAAGGTCGGCCACGGCGCCCCCCGCTCCCGCGGCGACCGCGACGAGCTCTTCGGCGGCTTCGGCAACTCCTGGCGCGGCGCCTTCGTCGGCGGTGAGCTCCTGGTCCGCGCGGTGACCCAGGGCCCGCCCGCCGAGCGTCTGCCCGGCAACTTCCCCGACTACCACCTGATGCCCTGA
- a CDS encoding MarR family winged helix-turn-helix transcriptional regulator, translating to MADTPYAPSRIRALPSWLLGRAAARGHRLVADALATEGMRMMHHAVLSAVADLGPVSQAELGRTLGIDPKDMVAIVNDLQKDGLVTRAPDPTDRRKNAVEISADGSRRLRRTQQLGDEANAELTAALTPAEREQLIALLTRIALPGQ from the coding sequence ATGGCCGACACCCCGTACGCCCCCAGCCGCATCCGCGCGCTCCCCAGCTGGCTGCTGGGCCGCGCCGCCGCCCGCGGCCACCGCCTCGTCGCCGACGCCCTGGCCACCGAGGGCATGCGGATGATGCACCACGCCGTGCTGTCGGCGGTCGCCGACCTCGGCCCGGTCTCCCAGGCGGAGCTCGGCCGGACCCTCGGCATCGACCCCAAGGACATGGTGGCGATCGTCAACGACCTGCAGAAGGACGGGCTGGTCACCCGCGCCCCCGACCCCACGGACCGGCGCAAGAACGCCGTCGAGATCTCCGCCGACGGCAGTCGGCGACTGCGCCGCACCCAGCAGCTCGGCGACGAGGCCAACGCGGAGCTGACCGCGGCCCTGACGCCCGCCGAGCGCGAGCAGCTGATCGCCCTGCTGACCCGGATCGCGCTGCCGGGACAGTGA
- a CDS encoding GMC family oxidoreductase gives MSRETPVDEFDYIVVGGGTAGAVVAARLSEDPDVTVCLLEAGPSDVGDDNVLRLDRWMGLLESGYDWDYPIEPQVEGNSFMRHARAKVLGGCSSHNSCIAFWAPAEDLDEWAALGCTGWSAADCFPLYQRLESNDAPGDHHGRSGPVTLRTVPPRDPCGAALLEACAAAGIPTTPFNTGETVVRGAHWFQINCRPDGTRSSASVSYLHPVMGDRRNLDVRTGLQAKRLNFDSSRRCTGVDYLTPDLIRTRTVNARREVIVSCGAIDSPKLLMLSGIGPAAHLSALGIEPLVAAPGVGSNLQDHPEGVIMWEAKQPMVTSSTQWWEIGIFADTEPGLDRPDLMFHYGSMPFDMNTYRRGYPTSENAFCLTPNVTRARSRGTVRLRSRDFRDKPKVDPRYFTQEHDVRVMIHGLRLARKIVSQDPMAAWAGAELAPGPSAHTDAELFAYLRDTHNTVYHPACTVRMGAPDDPTAPLDPQLRVKGVTGLRVADGSAMPLLTTVNPCITTMMIGEKCADMIKGAS, from the coding sequence ATGTCCCGAGAGACGCCCGTGGACGAGTTCGACTACATCGTGGTCGGCGGCGGCACGGCCGGTGCCGTCGTGGCGGCCCGGCTCAGCGAGGACCCCGACGTCACCGTCTGCCTCCTGGAGGCCGGTCCGTCCGACGTCGGTGACGACAACGTCCTGCGCCTGGACCGCTGGATGGGACTGCTGGAGTCCGGCTACGACTGGGACTACCCGATCGAACCGCAGGTGGAGGGCAACAGCTTCATGCGGCACGCCCGCGCCAAGGTGCTCGGCGGCTGCTCCTCGCACAACTCCTGCATCGCCTTCTGGGCACCGGCCGAGGACCTCGACGAGTGGGCGGCGCTGGGCTGCACGGGCTGGAGCGCGGCCGACTGCTTCCCGCTCTACCAGCGGCTGGAGAGCAATGACGCGCCCGGCGACCACCACGGCCGCAGCGGTCCGGTCACCCTGCGCACGGTCCCGCCCCGCGACCCGTGCGGCGCCGCCCTGCTCGAAGCCTGTGCGGCGGCCGGCATCCCCACCACCCCGTTCAACACCGGCGAAACCGTCGTCCGCGGCGCCCACTGGTTCCAGATCAACTGCCGCCCCGACGGCACGCGTTCCTCGGCGTCGGTGTCCTATCTGCACCCCGTCATGGGCGACCGCCGCAACCTCGACGTACGGACCGGACTCCAGGCCAAGCGCCTGAACTTCGACTCCTCGCGGCGCTGCACGGGCGTGGACTACCTCACCCCCGACCTGATCCGCACCCGTACCGTCAACGCCCGCCGCGAGGTCATCGTCTCCTGCGGCGCCATCGACTCGCCCAAGCTGCTGATGCTCTCCGGCATCGGGCCGGCGGCGCACCTCAGCGCCCTCGGCATCGAGCCGCTCGTCGCCGCCCCCGGCGTGGGATCCAACCTCCAGGACCACCCGGAGGGCGTGATCATGTGGGAGGCGAAACAGCCGATGGTGACCTCCTCCACCCAGTGGTGGGAGATCGGGATCTTCGCCGACACCGAGCCGGGCCTCGACCGGCCGGACCTGATGTTCCACTACGGCTCGATGCCCTTCGACATGAACACCTACCGGCGCGGCTACCCCACCTCGGAGAACGCGTTCTGCCTCACGCCGAACGTCACCCGCGCCCGCTCCCGCGGCACGGTCCGGCTGCGCAGCCGGGACTTCCGCGACAAGCCCAAGGTCGACCCGCGCTACTTCACCCAGGAACACGACGTCCGCGTGATGATCCACGGTCTGCGTCTCGCCCGGAAGATCGTCTCCCAGGACCCGATGGCCGCCTGGGCCGGCGCCGAGCTCGCCCCCGGTCCCTCCGCGCACACCGACGCCGAGCTGTTCGCCTACCTCCGCGACACCCACAACACCGTCTACCACCCGGCCTGCACCGTCCGGATGGGCGCGCCCGACGACCCGACGGCCCCGCTCGACCCGCAGCTGCGGGTCAAGGGCGTCACCGGCCTGCGGGTGGCCGACGGCTCGGCGATGCCGCTGCTGACGACCGTGAACCCCTGCATCACCACGATGATGATCGGGGAGAAGTGCGCGGACATGATCAAGGGCGCCTCCTGA
- a CDS encoding APC family permease has product MTGPGTSGPDNGHGAAPHDTSHDDASLAELGYKPELKRTLGNFHTFAAGISYISILTGTFQLFYFGIAHGGPAYWWSWPMVFVGQLMVALCFCELAARYPVAGSIYNWAKQLGGPHVGWLGGWMMLTASMVSLSAVALAYQVTLPQISSWFQFIGDGTGKSAAANAVLLGTVLVTFTTLVNAFGVKLMARINSAGVAIELIAAVILVLLLAAHITRGPSAVLNTFGLGAGESLGYFGAFLTASLASAYVMYGFDTASSLGEESKDPARNAPRAILRALIASFLIGGLILLFALLAVPDLHAKELSVDGLQYVVLATLGSTVGLIVLWCVVIAITVCELAVHTAGIRLAFAMARDNNLPAASLLAKVSPRFQTPVLPAVVIGLVAVGILFLNVNQPQIFSVITSIAIIMIYLAYLAVTLPMLVQRLRGRWTPLEGKFSLGKFGLPVNFLAVCWGIGMSVNLAWPRAAVYNATGPQHWYLRWGAFLFIGVVGLGGFAYYWFVQRKKTGVLAMHAAVRPGDDDTPDSPTPRTP; this is encoded by the coding sequence ACGACACGTCCCACGACGACGCCTCGCTCGCCGAGCTGGGGTACAAGCCCGAACTCAAACGCACCCTCGGCAACTTCCACACCTTCGCCGCCGGCATCAGCTACATCTCGATCCTCACCGGCACCTTCCAGCTGTTCTACTTCGGCATCGCGCACGGCGGTCCGGCCTACTGGTGGTCCTGGCCGATGGTCTTCGTCGGGCAGCTGATGGTGGCCCTGTGCTTCTGCGAGCTGGCCGCCCGCTACCCGGTGGCCGGATCGATCTACAACTGGGCCAAGCAGCTCGGCGGTCCGCACGTCGGATGGCTCGGCGGCTGGATGATGCTGACCGCGTCGATGGTGTCGCTGTCGGCGGTGGCGCTGGCGTACCAGGTGACGCTGCCGCAGATCTCGTCGTGGTTCCAGTTCATCGGCGACGGGACGGGGAAGTCGGCGGCCGCCAACGCGGTGCTGCTCGGCACGGTCCTGGTCACCTTCACCACCCTGGTCAACGCCTTCGGCGTCAAGCTGATGGCCCGGATCAACTCCGCCGGCGTGGCGATCGAGCTGATCGCCGCCGTCATCCTGGTCCTGCTGCTCGCCGCGCACATCACCCGCGGGCCCAGCGCGGTCCTGAACACCTTCGGCCTGGGCGCGGGCGAGTCGCTCGGCTACTTCGGGGCGTTCCTGACCGCCTCGCTGGCCTCGGCGTACGTCATGTACGGCTTCGACACCGCCTCGTCGCTCGGTGAGGAGTCCAAGGACCCGGCCCGCAACGCCCCCCGGGCGATCCTGCGCGCGCTCATCGCGTCGTTCCTGATCGGCGGTCTGATCCTGCTCTTCGCGCTGCTGGCGGTACCCGACCTGCACGCCAAGGAACTGTCCGTGGACGGCCTGCAGTACGTGGTGCTCGCCACCCTCGGCTCGACGGTGGGACTGATCGTGCTGTGGTGCGTGGTCATCGCGATCACCGTGTGCGAACTGGCGGTGCACACCGCCGGCATCCGGCTGGCCTTCGCGATGGCCCGGGACAACAACCTGCCGGCCGCCTCGCTGCTGGCCAAGGTGAGCCCGCGCTTCCAGACCCCGGTGCTGCCCGCCGTCGTCATCGGTCTGGTGGCGGTCGGCATCCTGTTCCTCAACGTCAACCAGCCGCAGATCTTCTCGGTGATCACCAGCATCGCGATCATCATGATCTACCTGGCCTATCTGGCGGTGACCCTGCCGATGCTGGTCCAGCGGCTGCGCGGCAGGTGGACCCCGCTGGAGGGCAAGTTCTCCCTGGGCAAGTTCGGGCTCCCGGTGAACTTCCTCGCCGTCTGCTGGGGCATCGGGATGTCCGTCAACCTGGCCTGGCCGCGGGCCGCGGTCTACAACGCGACCGGTCCGCAGCACTGGTACCTGCGCTGGGGGGCGTTCCTGTTCATCGGTGTCGTGGGCCTCGGCGGCTTCGCCTACTACTGGTTCGTGCAGCGCAAGAAGACGGGTGTGCTCGCCATGCACGCCGCCGTCCGGCCCGGCGACGACGACACCCCGGACTCCCCCACCCCCCGCACCCCCTGA
- a CDS encoding FAD-dependent monooxygenase: MSTDRIPLAGAEVAVVGGSIAGCATALAAHRAGAGRITVHERTEGHLADRGVGLAVHNDRYAELSAAGYLDAAMPWVQLTTRRWYVRDGAVPLGRQIAALPFPFRSYCWGPLWRELRGRLPADTVFRQGVTVRAVSDAADGPRLHLDDGAGGRRTDRFDLVIGADGYRSVVRDAAFPGVRPRYAGYLAWRGAVPAERLTELDFPGLGPAPWAQEDCVYGVFPGGHVIIYRIPDGHGGHRANWVLYTSPPAGAGLDLDSPTSLPPGTLTEALHTRLAHVAGELLPPYWGGLVGLTPPHEVFIQPMYDFTAPRYTAGRLLLAGDAATVARPHTGAGAVKALQDAAALEAALRALPERPDALETYGTERGATGRTMVELGRGLGRFLVQDTPDWRTLDQAGVAGAWAAADGSGAFGGRALKEGVRTPHD; this comes from the coding sequence ATGAGCACGGACCGCATTCCGCTCGCAGGGGCCGAGGTCGCCGTCGTCGGCGGCAGCATCGCCGGCTGCGCCACCGCGCTGGCCGCGCACCGCGCGGGGGCCGGCCGGATCACCGTCCACGAACGCACCGAGGGACACCTCGCCGACCGCGGCGTCGGCCTCGCGGTGCACAACGACCGCTACGCCGAACTGTCCGCCGCCGGCTACCTGGACGCGGCCATGCCGTGGGTGCAGCTGACCACCCGTCGCTGGTACGTCCGCGACGGCGCCGTCCCGCTCGGCCGGCAGATCGCGGCGCTGCCCTTCCCGTTCCGCTCGTACTGCTGGGGGCCGCTGTGGCGGGAGTTACGCGGGCGGCTGCCGGCGGACACCGTGTTCCGGCAGGGGGTGACGGTCCGCGCGGTCAGCGACGCCGCGGACGGGCCCCGCCTCCATCTGGACGACGGCGCCGGCGGCCGCCGCACGGACCGCTTCGACCTGGTCATCGGCGCCGACGGCTATCGCTCGGTGGTACGGGACGCCGCGTTCCCCGGCGTCCGGCCGCGCTACGCCGGCTATCTCGCCTGGCGCGGCGCCGTTCCCGCCGAGCGGCTGACGGAGCTCGACTTCCCTGGCCTCGGGCCCGCCCCCTGGGCGCAGGAGGACTGCGTCTACGGCGTCTTCCCCGGTGGCCACGTCATCATCTACCGCATCCCGGACGGCCACGGCGGCCACCGCGCCAACTGGGTGCTCTACACCTCCCCGCCCGCCGGCGCCGGCCTCGACCTGGACTCCCCCACCAGCCTGCCGCCCGGCACCCTCACCGAGGCGCTGCACACCCGCCTCGCCCATGTCGCAGGGGAGTTGCTGCCGCCCTACTGGGGCGGCCTGGTCGGGCTGACCCCGCCCCACGAGGTGTTCATCCAGCCGATGTACGACTTCACCGCGCCGCGCTACACCGCCGGGCGGCTGCTGCTCGCGGGCGACGCGGCCACCGTGGCCCGCCCGCACACCGGCGCCGGCGCGGTCAAGGCACTGCAGGACGCCGCCGCCCTGGAGGCCGCGCTGCGCGCGCTGCCCGAGCGGCCGGACGCCCTGGAGACCTACGGCACCGAGCGCGGCGCGACCGGCCGCACGATGGTCGAACTGGGGCGGGGGCTGGGCCGGTTCCTCGTCCAGGACACACCCGACTGGCGCACGCTGGACCAGGCCGGGGTGGCGGGCGCCTGGGCCGCCGCCGACGGCTCGGGAGCGTTCGGCGGCCGTGCCCTGAAGGAGGGCGTCCGCACGCCGCACGACTGA
- a CDS encoding quinone oxidoreductase family protein, with translation MRRVRFHAYGGPEVLRVEEAAEPPVPGTGELLVRTEAIGVTLPCVRRTRGDGNGGGDPLPAMPGGEIAGTVVAVGPEVTGFAVGDRVTSLTLTGSYAELALAPAFLASHIPDGASAVEAVALVRSGQVALAALSTAAPQDGESVLITGAASATGHLAVQLAKLQGVPRVVAAVGSAAKAEFLYGLGADEVVTYDQDSWGEPADIVLDGVGGELLPRALAATAEGGRLIFFNSGGGTVPAYELLAGSKTVTGLTMRRFTTVHRERYEQHRAQLWELAGTGRLRAAVHAELPLAEAAKAHEIIEARANLGKVVLRP, from the coding sequence GTGCGCCGTGTCCGATTCCATGCCTACGGCGGTCCCGAAGTCCTGCGCGTCGAGGAGGCCGCCGAGCCGCCGGTGCCCGGCACCGGTGAACTCCTGGTGCGTACCGAGGCGATCGGGGTCACCCTCCCCTGCGTGCGCCGGACCCGCGGCGACGGCAACGGCGGCGGCGACCCGCTGCCCGCGATGCCCGGCGGGGAGATCGCCGGAACGGTCGTCGCCGTCGGCCCCGAGGTCACCGGCTTCGCCGTCGGTGACCGCGTCACCTCGCTCACCCTCACCGGCTCCTACGCCGAACTCGCCCTGGCCCCCGCCTTCCTGGCCTCTCACATACCGGACGGCGCGAGCGCGGTGGAAGCGGTGGCGCTGGTGCGCAGCGGCCAGGTCGCGCTCGCCGCGCTGAGCACCGCCGCACCGCAGGACGGCGAGTCCGTACTGATCACCGGCGCGGCCAGCGCCACCGGGCATCTCGCCGTCCAACTGGCCAAGCTCCAGGGGGTGCCGCGGGTGGTGGCCGCCGTCGGCTCCGCCGCCAAGGCGGAGTTCCTGTACGGGCTCGGCGCCGACGAGGTGGTGACCTACGACCAGGACTCCTGGGGCGAGCCGGCCGACATCGTGCTGGACGGCGTCGGCGGCGAGCTGCTGCCGCGCGCGCTGGCCGCCACGGCGGAGGGCGGACGGCTGATCTTCTTCAACTCCGGTGGCGGCACGGTCCCGGCGTACGAACTGCTGGCGGGCTCCAAGACCGTCACCGGCCTGACGATGCGCCGGTTCACCACCGTCCACCGGGAGCGCTACGAGCAGCACCGCGCGCAGCTGTGGGAACTGGCCGGAACCGGTCGGCTGCGGGCCGCCGTCCATGCCGAACTCCCGCTGGCGGAGGCCGCGAAGGCACACGAGATCATCGAGGCGCGGGCCAATCTCGGCAAGGTGGTACTGCGGCCGTGA
- a CDS encoding chorismate mutase: protein MSEGTAPAAGEAASVADQAARERLLYLRGSIDNLDAALVHLLAERFKCTQQVGELKARHSLPPADPAREAAQIERLRRLAEDARLDPAFAEKFLNFIIDEVVRHHRAIADRTQEEAGEQPAGTGGPVAG, encoded by the coding sequence ATGAGCGAAGGGACAGCACCGGCGGCCGGCGAGGCGGCCTCCGTCGCCGACCAGGCGGCCCGCGAGCGCCTGCTCTACCTGCGCGGCAGCATCGACAACCTCGACGCCGCCCTGGTGCATCTGCTCGCCGAGCGCTTCAAGTGCACCCAGCAGGTCGGCGAGCTCAAGGCCCGGCACAGCCTGCCGCCCGCCGACCCGGCCCGCGAGGCCGCCCAGATCGAGCGGCTGCGCCGGCTCGCCGAGGACGCCCGGCTGGACCCGGCGTTCGCGGAGAAGTTCCTGAACTTCATCATCGACGAGGTGGTCCGCCACCACCGGGCGATCGCCGACCGTACGCAGGAGGAGGCGGGGGAGCAGCCCGCCGGGACGGGCGGGCCGGTAGCGGGCTGA
- a CDS encoding GntR family transcriptional regulator, with translation MLSTGLPQGAVPKLERPGPLRERVYEALLELITTRALRPGQHLVESELAGHLGVSRQPVREALQRLNTDGWVDLRPAQGAFVHEPTEEEADQLLTVRALLEAEAARLAAAHADSAGIAELELLCAEGERAVRDDDTDAAVAADAAFHDRVMELAGNAVLAELAAQVGRRVRWYRTPVARQRGEQSWIEHRELTAAIADRDEARATSVMRVHTEHTRRAFHERERAED, from the coding sequence ATGCTGTCCACAGGGCTGCCGCAGGGTGCCGTGCCGAAGCTCGAACGGCCCGGCCCGCTGCGCGAGCGCGTCTACGAAGCGCTGCTCGAACTGATCACCACCCGTGCGCTGCGGCCCGGCCAGCATCTGGTCGAGAGTGAACTCGCGGGCCATCTCGGGGTCTCCCGGCAGCCGGTACGCGAGGCGTTGCAGCGGCTCAACACCGACGGCTGGGTCGATCTGCGTCCCGCGCAGGGCGCCTTCGTCCACGAGCCGACCGAGGAGGAGGCCGACCAACTGCTGACGGTCCGGGCGCTGCTGGAGGCCGAGGCGGCCCGGCTCGCCGCGGCGCACGCCGACTCCGCGGGCATCGCGGAACTGGAGCTGCTCTGCGCCGAGGGGGAGCGGGCGGTGCGGGACGACGACACGGACGCCGCGGTGGCCGCCGACGCCGCGTTCCACGACCGGGTGATGGAGCTGGCCGGCAACGCGGTGCTGGCGGAGCTGGCCGCGCAGGTCGGGCGGCGGGTGCGCTGGTACCGCACGCCGGTGGCCCGGCAGCGTGGCGAGCAGTCGTGGATCGAGCACCGCGAGTTGACCGCGGCGATAGCCGACCGCGACGAGGCGCGCGCCACCTCCGTGATGCGAGTCCACACCGAGCACACCCGCCGCGCGTTCCACGAGCGGGAGCGCGCGGAGGACTGA
- the fdhD gene encoding formate dehydrogenase accessory sulfurtransferase FdhD has protein sequence MGRVTERRRVIRIRDGAVSTRPDTLVAEEPLEIRLNGKPLAITMRTPGDDFALAAGFLVSEGVLGAAEELANILYCAGATEDGVNTYNVVDVRTAPGVVLPDLTLERNVYTTSSCGLCGKASLDAVRTTARWQLDTSPDTPVRIEPATLSALPDRLRSAQRVFERTGGLHAAALFTTEGELLDVREDVGRHNAVDKIVGRALQQGRLPLSSAVLMVSGRASFELAQKAVMAGIPVLAAVSAPSSLAVDLAQETGLTLVGFLRGTSMNVYAGEHRLTPHATATTG, from the coding sequence ATGGGACGAGTCACGGAACGACGCAGGGTGATCCGCATCCGGGACGGGGCGGTCTCCACCCGGCCGGACACCCTCGTGGCCGAGGAGCCCCTGGAGATCCGGCTGAACGGAAAGCCGCTGGCGATCACGATGCGGACGCCCGGTGACGACTTCGCGCTCGCCGCGGGCTTCCTGGTCAGCGAGGGCGTGCTGGGCGCGGCCGAGGAACTGGCGAACATCCTGTACTGCGCGGGCGCCACGGAGGACGGGGTCAACACCTACAACGTGGTGGACGTCAGGACCGCGCCCGGCGTCGTGCTCCCGGACCTCACCCTGGAGCGCAACGTCTATACGACGTCGTCGTGCGGACTGTGCGGCAAGGCCAGCCTGGACGCGGTGCGCACCACCGCCCGCTGGCAGCTGGACACCTCGCCCGACACCCCGGTCCGCATCGAGCCCGCGACGCTCTCCGCCCTCCCCGACCGGCTGCGGTCCGCCCAGCGGGTGTTCGAACGGACCGGGGGGCTGCACGCCGCGGCGCTCTTCACCACGGAGGGGGAGCTGCTGGACGTCCGGGAGGACGTGGGGCGGCACAACGCCGTCGACAAGATCGTCGGACGGGCTCTCCAGCAGGGGCGGCTGCCGCTGTCGTCCGCGGTGCTGATGGTCTCCGGGCGGGCGTCCTTCGAGCTGGCGCAGAAGGCCGTGATGGCGGGCATCCCGGTGCTGGCCGCGGTCTCGGCGCCGTCCTCGCTGGCGGTGGACCTGGCCCAGGAGACCGGGCTGACCCTGGTCGGGTTCCTGCGCGGCACCTCCATGAACGTCTACGCGGGCGAACACCGCCTCACGCCGCACGCGACGGCCACCACGGGCTGA